A single Camarhynchus parvulus chromosome 5, STF_HiC, whole genome shotgun sequence DNA region contains:
- the LOC115903889 gene encoding myb-related transcription factor, partner of profilin-like yields MFNPRNMTERKRKPKFSKEELDILVTEVTRNEAMLFGRETMRLSHADRDKIWESIARQITSVSQVPRSVKDIKHRWDDMKRRTKDKLALMQRSLSSPGSAGQPSAIVLTAHERAIESALHSSHQRHGHCRADVDVVDSLTTSSDEDEEIPGTSQEHHFSSLPRAGAGVSPFSRPSFLRSSSSSEPSEAASQRQDLCCPSPRATSACRPPHPRTRSPPLASFDRQLLHSHAQQTDLFRQFCQELVAIHRDMAHSMHAVSQSVADLTSQVGQMCQTLTEIRDGVRAFQRIRDPSAMPGSCLQAACSKQPPEPHAESNQNSLKLTPARATRSRKRKHHF; encoded by the exons ATGTTCAACCCAAGGAACATGACTGAACGAAAGAGGAAGCCCAAGTTTTCCAAGGAAGAACTGGACATTCTGGTCACTGAGGTGACCCGAAATGAAGCCATGCTGTTTGGGAGGGAGACAATGCGTCTATCCCATGCTGACAGGGACAAGATCTGGGAAAGCATAGCCAGGCAGATCACATCAGTCAGCCAGGTCCCCAGGTCTGTAAAAGACATTAAACACAGATGGGACGACATGAAGAGAAGGACCAAGGACAAACTGGCACTCATGCAgaggtccctctccagccctggcagcgcGGGGCAGCCCTCAGCCATCGTCCTGACCGCCCACGAGAGAGCCATTGAGTCGGCGCTGCATTCGTCCCACCAGAGGCACGGCCACTGCAGAGCGGATGTGGACGTGGTTGACAGCCTGACAACGAGCT CTGATGAAGATGAAGAGATACCAGGCACTTCTCAGGAACACCACTTCTCTTCGCTGCCGAGGGCTGGTGCAGGTGTCAGTCCGTTCTCCAGGCCCTCCTTCCTTcgctcctcttcctcatcagAGCCCTCGGAAGCTGCCAGCCAAAGGCAGGACCTGTGCTGTCCATCCCCACGCGCCACCTCGGCCTGCAGACCCCCGCACCCCCGCACAAGGAGCCCGCCCCTCGCCAGCTTTGACCGCCAGCTTCTCCATTCCCATGCACAGCAAACAGACCTGTTCAGGCAGttctgccaggagctggtggCCATTCACAGGGACATGGCACATAGCATGCATGCTGTCAGCCAGAGCGTGGCTGACCTCACCAGCCAGGTCGGCCAGATGTGTCAGACACTGACAGAAATACGTGATGGGGTCCGGGCTTTCCAGAGGATACGAGATCCTAGTGCCATGCCAGGGTCCTGTCTGCAAGCAGCTTGCTCTAAACAGCCCCCCGAGCCCCATGCAGAGTCTAACCAAAACTCTCTAAAACTGACTCCTGCACGGGCCACCAGGTCAcgaaaaagaaaacatcatttttaG
- the PRDM11 gene encoding PR domain-containing protein 11 isoform X4, whose product MEIEPNLSSFECPGDKMLQNENSEKNVENQEDARGALQFTTLKQGKSPYKRSCDEGESHPQTKKKKIDLIFKDVLEASLESAKFEDNQLTTSTPLPLRRASKYQAEDIFEQCGSAMQHGSLSLSRNQRESEWRVPHSSSFISAKEMSILEDEEEEPLSLKADSPTELSLASAQGNSHEIPTTSFCPNCIRLKKKIRELQAELDMLRSGKLPEAPVLPPQVPELQEFSDPTASESIISVPTIMEDDDQEVDSADESISNDMIAATDEPSKMSSATGRRIRRFKQEWLKKFWFLRYSPTLNEMWCHVCRQYTVQSSRTSAFIIGSKQFKIHTIKLHSQSNLHKKCLQLYKLRMHPEKTEEMCRNMTLLFNTAYHLALEGRPYYDFRPLAELLRKCELKVVDQYMNEGDCQILIHHIARALREDLVERIRQSPFLSIILDGQSDDLLADTVAVYVQYTSSDGPPATEFLSLQELGFSTTDSYLQALDRAFSSLGIRLQDEKPTIGLGVDGANITASLRANLFMTIRKTLPWLLCLPFMVHRPHLEILDAISGKELPCLEELENNLKQLLSFYRYSPRLMCELRVTAATLCEETEFLGDIRAVKWIIGEQNVLNALIKDYLEVVAHLKDVSGQTQRADASAIALALLQFLMDYQSIKLIYFLLDVIAVLSRLAYVFQGEYLLVSQVDDKIEEAIQEISRLADSPGEYLQEFEENFRESFNGIAVKNLRVAEAKFQSIREKICQKTQVILAQRFDSRSRTFVKACQVFDLAAWPRSTDELMSYGKEDMVQIFEHLETVPSFSREVCREGMDTRGSLLMEWRELKVDYYTKNGFKDLLSHICKYKQRFPLLNKIVQILKVLPTSSACCEKGRTALQRVRKNNRSRLTLEQLSDLLTIAVNGPPIANFDCKRALDSWFEEKSGNSYALSAEMLSRMSSLDQKPMLQSMDHSSEFYPDI is encoded by the exons ATGGAAATTGAGCCAAACCTATCGTCTTTTGAATGTCCAG GAGACAAAATGTTACAGAATGAAAACTCAGAAAAGAATGTAGAAAACCAAGAGGATGCAAGGGGAGCACTCCAGTTCACTACCTTAAAGCAGGGGAAGAGCCCCTACAAGCGCAGCTGTGATGAGGGGGAATCCCACccccaaacaaagaaaaaaaaaattgatcttATCTTCAAAGATGTCCTGGAGGCTTCTTTGGAGTCTGCCAAGTTTGAAGACAACCAGTTAACAACAAGTACACCACTTCCCCTCAGAAGAGCATCTAAATACCAGGCTGAAGACATCTTTGAGCAGTGTGGCAGCGCCATGCAGCATGGCTCCCTGAGCCTCAGCAGAAACCAGAGGGAGAGCGAATGGAGGGTCCCTCACAGTTCCTCTTTCATCTCAGCCAAGGAGATGAGCATCCTTGAAGACGAGGAAGAAGAGCCCCTGTCACTTAAAGCAGACAGCCCCACTGAGCTGTCACTGGCCTCTGCACAAGGCAACTCCCATGAAATCCCCACCACATCCTTCTGCCCCAACTGCATCCGGCTGAAGAAGAAAATCcgggagctgcaggctgagttAGACATGCTGAGATCTGGGAAGTTACCCGAGGCACCTGTGTTACCGCCCCAGGTACCCGAGCTCCAAGAGTTCTCAGACCCCACAG CTTCAGAAAGTATCATCTCAGTTCCCACCATCATGGAGGATGATGACCAAGAGGTGGATTCTGCTGATGAATCAATTTCCAATGATATGATTGCTGCTACAGATGAGCCTTCTAAGATGTCTTCTGCGACGGGACGGAGGATACGGCGGTTCAAGCAAGAGTGGCTTAAAAAGTTTTGGTTTCTGCGGTACTCCCCGACACTGAATGAGATGTGGTGCCATGTCTGTAGGCAGTACACAGTGCAGTCTTCTCGGACTTCAGCCTTCATCATTGGCTCTAAGCAGTTCAAGATACACACTATAAAGCTTCACAGCCAGAGCAACCTCCACAAGAAGTGCCTCCAGCTTTACAAGCTCAGGATGCACCCAGAGAAGACAGAAGAGATGTGCCGAAATATGACCCTGCTCTTCAACACAGCCTACCACCTGGCCCTGGAGGGCAGGCCCTACTATGATTTTCGGCCTCTGGCAGAACTACTGAGAAAGTGTGAACTCAAGGTGGTGGATCAGTACATGAATGAGGGAGACTGCCAGATCTTAATTCACCACATCGCCCGCGCTCTCCGAGAGGACCTGGTTGAGCGCATCCGGCAGTCTCCCTTCCTCAGCATCATTCTGGATGGGCAGAGCGACGACTTGCTTGCAGATACAGTTGCAGTCTATGTGCAGTACACCAGCAGCGATGGGCCTCCAGCAACTGAATTCCTGTCTCTTCAGGAGCTCGGCTTTTCTACAACAGACAGTTACCTTCAAGCATTAGATCGGGctttttccagcctgggaaTACGATTGCAGGATGAGAAGCCAACTATCGGCTTGGGAGTTGATGGTGCTAACATTACTGCCAGCCTGAGAGCCAACTTGTTCATGACAATCAGAAAGACCTTGCCCTGGCTTCTCTGTCTTCCCTTTATGGTGCATAGGCCCCACTTGGAAATTTTGGATGCCATTAGTGGGAAAGAACTACCATGTCTGGAGGAGCTAGAAAACAATTTGAAACAACTGCTCAGTTTCTATCGTTATTCTCCCCGACTCATGTGCGAGTTAAGGGTTACTGCTGCCACACTGTGTGAGGAGACCGAGTTCCTTGGGGACATTCGAGCAGTGAAGTGGATCATTGGGGAACAGAACGTGCTCAATGCTCTCATCAAGGATTACCTTGAGGTTGTGGCCCATCTCAAAGATGTCAGTGGCCAAACCCAAAGGGCAGATGCTTCTGCCATTGCCTTGGCCCTCCTGCAGTTCCTGATGGACTACCAGTCGATTAAACTCATCTACTTCCTGCTGGATGTGATCGCTGTGCTTTCACGCCTTGCCTACGTCTTCCAAGGGGAGTACCTTCTTGTGTCACAGGTGGATGATAAAATAGAGGAGGCCATCCAGGAGATCAGCAGGCTAGCAGACTCCCCTGGGGAGTACTTGCAGGAGTTTGAGGAAAACTTCCGTGAAAGCTTTAATGGCATTGCTGTGAAAAATCTACGGGTGGCTGAAGCCAAATTCCAGTCGATCAGAGAAAAGATCTGCCAGAAGACCCAGGTGATCCTAGCCCAAAGGTTCGATTCCCGCAGCCGGACATTTGTGAAGGCCTGTCAGGTATTTGACCTTGCAGCTTGGCCCAGAAGCACTGATGAGCTCATGAGCTATGGGAAGGAGGATATGGTACAAATATTTGAACACCTGGAGACAGTCCCATCATTTTCCAGAGAGGTTTGCCGAGAAGGGATGGACACCCGAGGGAGTCTGCTGATGGAGTGGCGGGAACTCAAGGTGGATTATTATACcaaaaatggttttaaagaCTTGCTCAGTCACATTTGTAAATACAAACAGAGATTTCCCCTCCTAAATAAAATAGTTCAGATCCTCAAAGTCCTTCCCACCTCTTCGGCCTGCTGTGAGAAGGGGCgcactgccctgcagagagTGCGCAAGAACAACCGCTCCCGGCTGActctggagcagctcagtgACCTGCTGACGATTGCTGTTAATGGGCCGCCCATTGCCAACTTTGATTGCAAAAGGGCTCTCGATAGCTGGTTCGAGGAGAAGTCAGGCAACAGTTACGCGCTCTCAGCTGAAATGCTGAGCAGGATGTCATCTCTTGACCAGAAGCCGATGTTGCAGAGCATGGACCACAGCTCTGAGTTTTACCCTGATATTTAG